The genomic window CCAGCAGCGATCAAGTCTTCGTATTTGTCGGTAGCAGCATTGTAACCGACGTTAAATTCGGTTTCGCGAACTCGTTCGACGACAACTGAGCCTTCTACACCAGCATTAGTCGCAATTTGGCGTAGGGGTGCTTCTAAAGATCTGCCAACGATTTCAGCCCCGATTCTTTCTTCGCTATTCAGAGTTTTGGCAATTTCAGCTACTTTAGCAGCTAAGTGAATCAAGGTTGTACCACCACCAGGAACGATTCCTTCTTCAACCGCAGCTTTGGTAGCATTAAGAGCGTCTTCAATCCGCAATTTGCGGTCTTTGAGTTCGGTTTCAGTCGCAGCACCGACTTTAATCACGGCTACTCCACCAGCTAGTTTCGCAATCCGTTCTTGGAGTTTTTCTTTATCGTAATCGGAGTCAGTAGCAGCTAACTCTCTGCGTAGTTGTCCGATGCGCTGTTCGACATCACCTTGGGCTTCTCCCGCCACAATGGTGGTGTTTTCTTTGTCAATAGTGATTTTACGAGCTTTACCGAGCATTTCTAAAGTGACGGTATCTAAGCTTAAGCCAATCTCTTCCGAAATTAACTGACCGCCAGTCAGAATCGCGATATCTTGTAACATAGCCTTACGGCGATCACCAAAGCTAGGAGCCTTAATTGCGGCTGCGCTCAAGACACCACGGGCTTTGTTGACTACCAAGGTAGCCAAGGCTTCTCCTTCTAAATCTTCAGCAATAATGACTAAAGGAGTCCCAGCGCGGGCAATTTTTTCTAATACTGGAACTAAATCTTGGATACTACTAATTTTCTTATCAGTAATCAAAATCATCGGGTTGTCAAACTCGA from Merismopedia glauca CCAP 1448/3 includes these protein-coding regions:
- the groL gene encoding chaperonin GroEL (60 kDa chaperone family; promotes refolding of misfolded polypeptides especially under stressful conditions; forms two stacked rings of heptamers to form a barrel-shaped 14mer; ends can be capped by GroES; misfolded proteins enter the barrel where they are refolded when GroES binds), whose product is MAKIVAFNEESRRALERGVNALADAVRITLGPKGRNVLLEKKFGAPQIVNDGITVAKEIELEDPLENTGARLMQEVASKTKDIAGDGTTTATVLAQEMIREGLKNIAAGANPIAIRRGIEKTIAKLIDEIAAIAKPVEGSAIAQVASVSAGNDEEVGTMIAQAMEKVTKDGVITVEESKSLTTELEVVEGMQIDRGYVSPYFVTDNERMIVEFDNPMILITDKKISSIQDLVPVLEKIARAGTPLVIIAEDLEGEALATLVVNKARGVLSAAAIKAPSFGDRRKAMLQDIAILTGGQLISEEIGLSLDTVTLEMLGKARKITIDKENTTIVAGEAQGDVEQRIGQLRRELAATDSDYDKEKLQERIAKLAGGVAVIKVGAATETELKDRKLRIEDALNATKAAVEEGIVPGGGTTLIHLAAKVAEIAKTLNSEERIGAEIVGRSLEAPLRQIATNAGVEGSVVVERVRETEFNVGYNAATDKYEDLIAAGIIDPAKVVRSALQNAGSIAGMVLTTEALVVEKPEKKAAAPDMSGMGGMGGMGGMGGMM